The Pseudonocardia sp. HH130630-07 DNA window AGCGGGAGCGCCCGCTGGGCGGGGTGCAGGGTGCGTCGGCGCCGCGCTCGCGGGTCACCGGAGACCTGGCCGTGGTCCAGGTCGAGCCGGACCCGACGGATCAGCAGCTGGGTCGCTGCGGGCCACCAGTTCGGGCAATAGTCGGCCACCGCGACCTGCGCGCCGGTCATGTCGATCGCGTCGGTCCACCCGTCGGCCGCGACGCCGTCGAGGATGCGCCACAGCGGCGCGATGCGTCGGGCGCCGATGGCGAACTCCACGCCGACGAACAGGGCTGCGCGGGCGAGCTGCCCGGCGAAGTAGCCCGCGTCCGCACGCACGCGGACTCGCCCCGCCCGCGCCTGCGCGGGGAGCGCGGCCAGCGCCCGGTGGAACAGCTCGGCGCTGGTGGCGCGGGGGTCATCCCGGCCCGAACCGAGGTCAGCGGCCAGCACCACCGCGGTGTCGGCCCAGGTCGCGACGTGCGGGCGGGCGACCCGCTGGCCTTGGTGGTTGAACGCCACGCCCTGCTTGAGCCGGCCGTAAACCTCGACATCGGTGGTGTCCAGATCGATCGTCACGTCCGCCGTCAGCTGCTCGGCCCGGTCCGGGTCGACCTGGGCGAGCAGGTCCAGCGCGGTGGTGTGCACGTCACCGAGCCCGGTCTCCACCGCCGCCCACTGCCCCTCGATGAACTTGCGCGCGAGCCCGGCGGCGGTCGTGGACGCCAACCCCGGCACCGGCGTGAGTGCCTGCCCGGCGGTGTCGGCGCGGTGCCGGTCCAGCCCGACCAGGAAGTCCTCCCCGCACAGCTGCGCCGCCGACATGCCGACCAGCATCTGCCCGGCGCTGCACCCGCGGTCGCGGTCCTTGATGGGCCCGACCGCGGCGTCGAGCTTGTCGATGATCCCGAGCCGGTCGATCAGCTCGGTCACCGCGGCCAGCCCGGAGAACCTGGTCAGCGCCGCGTCCGGCGCGCCGAGACGCACCCGCGCACACCGCGGGCGTCGCTTGCGTACTGTTCGCACCTGATAGGTGTCCTCTCAACCCGCAATGTCGTGTCGTCGCAAACACGATCATCGCAGGTCAGCGGGCACCTATCGCCATCTCCCCAGTCCGGCCACCAGCGCAACTCGCGGATTCGGGTCAGAGGAGTCGGAGTACCAATAACCGTCGTCGCTCGGGGGGCCGCGGCCCTCGACGGTCAGCTCGTCGCGACCGTCGCGGACACCGTCGGAGCAGCCATGGCCGTCGCAGCCACGGCCGAGACGGGCCTGCGGAGTCTCGCCCAGCAGATCGGTCGCCGGGCCGTCCAGGCCGGCACCACCGCGGTCCTCGTCCGCCGATCCCGCGGAGAGCCGATCGCGCTCACCCGAGCGCGGCACGAGCACACCCTCCGGGCTGCGCTCGCCCGGGAACTCCCGAGCGTGCTGCGGAACACCGTCGCCGGCCGCGGCCAGGAGCTGCTCGGCCAGCCGCAACCCCGCATCGACCGCGCCCCGAGCCACCTCCAGCACCGCACCCACCACGGGACCACCGTGGCGCCCGGCCCCGGATCCGGCCCGCTCGAACGCCCCGTCCGCCGCGTCACGCACCTGCGCCAGAGCCTGACGGGCCTGCCCCCGACCCCCGGGTGAGGCCCCACCCACCCGCTCGGCCGAACCCTCACCCAGCACCAGCGACCGGCCCTCGCTCCGGGCGTCCTCGACCGCGTTCCGAACGGCCTCGCGCAGCGATCTGCGGTTCCCCCATGATCGGGGAGGCATCAGCTATAAGGGGTAGCGATGCCAGAGGTACGGAAGCGCTACGACCGGGAGTTCCGTGACGGAGCGGTCCGGGTCGTGGAGGAGACGGGCAAGCCGATCGCCCAGGTCGCCCGTGACCTGGGGGTCAACGAGGGCACGCTGGGCAACTGGGTGGCCCGTGCACGAGAGGCCCGCGAGGACACCGAGGGCCTGTCTCGCGGCGGCGTCGAGGAGCTCAAGCGGCTGCGCGCGGAGAACGCCGAGCTGCGGATGGAGCGTGATGTCCTCAAGCGATCCGTGGTCCTGTGGGTCAAGGAGGCGACGAAGTGAGCGTGGCCCGTTTCATCGCCGACCAGAGGACCTTCCACCGGGTGCCGCACACGCTGGCCTGCGCCCTGTTGGGGGTGTCGATCTCCTGGTTGTACAAGTGGCTCGACCGCGCCGCGCGTTCCGACGGTGGTGCCACCGCGACCGAGAAGCGCCGCTGCGCGTTGGACGCCGCCGTGGCCGTGGCGTTCGACGACGCCCAGCGGCTACACGGCTCACCCCGTCTGCACGCCGACCTGTGTGAGGCCGGATGGCGGGTGTCGGAGAAGACCGTGGCGGACTCGATGCGCCGCCAGGGCCTGGTCGCCCGCCGGATCAAGCGGCACAACGGGCTGACCCGCCAGGACCGCACGGCGCCGAAGTTCCCGGACCTGCTTCGTCGGGGTTTCACTGCGGCCGAGCCGAACCGCAGATGGGTCGGGGACATGACCGAGATCCCCACCGCGGCCGGGAAGTTGTATCTGGCCACGGTGATCGACCTGTACTCGCGGCGGCTGCTCGGCGCGGCCACGGGGCTGCACCCGAACGCCGAGCTGGCGTGTGCGGCGATCCGGATGGCGGTGGCGGCCCGCGGCGGGGCGGACCGAATCGCCGGGGTGATCTTCCACACCGACCGCGGGTCGACCTACACCGCGGGCGCGTTCACCGCTCTGTGTCGGCGGCTCGACATCCGTCAGTCGATGGGCCGGGTCGGGTCGTGTTTCGACAATGCCGCGGCGGAGGCGTTCTTCTCCAGCCTGGAGTGGGAAGTGCTGTCCCGCAACGACTTCGACACCATCAGTAGGGCGCGGGCGGCGGTCATCGACTGGTGTTACGGCTTCTACAACCACCGGCGGCGACACAGTGCCGCCGCCGGGCTCTCACCGATCAACTACGAGAACGCCGCCCTCACCCGAGACGCGGCATAAGAACCCTCCACGATCTCGGGGGAACCGCAGATCCCGGTTCGGTATCGGAAGATGATCCCCTCCACCACGCGGCGATCCTCGCCGAACGGGTGCCCACGCCGCCCGGCGTTGGAGGGCAGCAGCGGCCCGATCAACTGCCACTGAGCATCCGAGAGCAGCGCGAACCTCGACGAACTCACCGGCTCATCCTGCCGGCAGTCCGGACACCCATATGGGAGACACACCCTAGCAGGCAACATCAACAGACGACAACGAGGACAGCGGTGGACAGGACCGCTGTCACATGGACACGGGGGACACCGGGGATGGACACAGGGACGTCGACCACCCTCGTGCCGAACCGCGCCCTGCTGGAGCTGCGCGGTGGTCGGTCCTGGGGTCGGCCTCGTCTGGCGAAAGAGCTACATCGCTACTGCGCCGCCCGAGGATGGACTTCGCCCGGGGAGTCCAACATCGAGAAGCAGATCTACCGCTTGGAGACGGGCCGGGTGCGGCGACCGGACCCGTTCTACGCCCGGCTCATCGCCGAGTTCTTCGAACGACCGCCGATCGACCTGTTCGGCCCCTCCGAGACGTCCGCGACGGGGGCCACGTATCGGATCCGCAGCCACAAGTTCATTCCGCTCTACGTCGGCGCCGAGGCGATGGCGGATCTCGGGTCCGTTCCAGCGGACGACGTGGCGAACGACTGGCTGACCGGTCAGCGCATCGAGCAGCTCGAACTCGCCGGCGCCCGCGCGTTCGGCTGGCCATTCGGGGTGGTGATGTTCCATCTCGTCGAGGACCTGGAGCCCGACTCCGTCGCCTGGCTCGCCGTCTGGCGACGCCGCACGTACGACGAGAACATGACGCACGCCCTCCAGGTCGTCGCCGATCACGGTTTCAGCGTTCTCGGGGACCCGTACGTCCTGAGCACCTACTGGGTCGAGGAAGTTCCGCTCGGCGGTCCGGCGCTGGACAGCGCGCTCCGGCTGCTGTGCGTACCTCGAGTGCTGGTCGGCCGACAGGGGACCGGAACGCCTGCCGAGAAGCTCGCTCGCGCCTCCGTCGTCGAGCAGGCGTTCCTGCGCGACGGCTTCGACCATCCCGATATCCAGGACTTCGGCGTGCAGGCGATCGCGACCGGATACGCATCCTGGTCGGGGGTCGTCTACCGACCTCACGCAGCGGAGCAGTGCCTGTCCGAGCGCGAGCTGA harbors:
- a CDS encoding transposase; this encodes MLPARVCLPYGCPDCRQDEPVSSSRFALLSDAQWQLIGPLLPSNAGRRGHPFGEDRRVVEGIIFRYRTGICGSPEIVEGSYAASRVRAAFS
- a CDS encoding IS1380 family transposase, translated to MRLGAPDAALTRFSGLAAVTELIDRLGIIDKLDAAVGPIKDRDRGCSAGQMLVGMSAAQLCGEDFLVGLDRHRADTAGQALTPVPGLASTTAAGLARKFIEGQWAAVETGLGDVHTTALDLLAQVDPDRAEQLTADVTIDLDTTDVEVYGRLKQGVAFNHQGQRVARPHVATWADTAVVLAADLGSGRDDPRATSAELFHRALAALPAQARAGRVRVRADAGYFAGQLARAALFVGVEFAIGARRIAPLWRILDGVAADGWTDAIDMTGAQVAVADYCPNWWPAATQLLIRRVRLDLDHGQVSGDPRARRRRTLHPAQRALPLDDLATVAKVDGVFAYSFIVTNLDVSTPAAAAQAEYWYRHRTKVENLFRDTKHGAALRHLPSGHLAVNRAWMWGALLAATTSGWLHHLTARTRDGRLVGHGVRGGQAMIATLRRRLITIPARLVRHARGLTLRLPPGEHLLAEVLARVRALPAPS
- a CDS encoding transposase, producing the protein MPEVRKRYDREFRDGAVRVVEETGKPIAQVARDLGVNEGTLGNWVARAREAREDTEGLSRGGVEELKRLRAENAELRMERDVLKRSVVLWVKEATK
- a CDS encoding IS3 family transposase, with protein sequence MSVARFIADQRTFHRVPHTLACALLGVSISWLYKWLDRAARSDGGATATEKRRCALDAAVAVAFDDAQRLHGSPRLHADLCEAGWRVSEKTVADSMRRQGLVARRIKRHNGLTRQDRTAPKFPDLLRRGFTAAEPNRRWVGDMTEIPTAAGKLYLATVIDLYSRRLLGAATGLHPNAELACAAIRMAVAARGGADRIAGVIFHTDRGSTYTAGAFTALCRRLDIRQSMGRVGSCFDNAAAEAFFSSLEWEVLSRNDFDTISRARAAVIDWCYGFYNHRRRHSAAAGLSPINYENAALTRDAA